The following are from one region of the Sphingomonas sp. J315 genome:
- a CDS encoding M16 family metallopeptidase yields the protein MRRMIASLTAAALLAAPMGVAAQELPSTPPPIPAPKPFKVPASETYVLENGMKVTLIPYGVVPKAVVSLQTYTGSINEGPDTWLAGLTLDMMREGAAGMTAAQIAQKAAEMGGGLAVNAGTTTSAVSINVLSDRTTDAIGLVADVAQRPGFPESELARVKANWNRRLAIALTQPGTLANAAVTRAYYGTDHPYGRVLPTPAQFGAYDAGKLKAWHAANFGAKRSHLYIAGRFDAATVKAAVEKAFGGWAAGPERALIPVNPKSGPQVLLLDRPGAPQSTINLVFPAPEAGSAGDIPTRVMNALLGGSFSSRITRNIRENKGYTYSPGSSVALLPTNAVWTFNADVTTAATGPSLTEVFKEIRELQATPPGDEEAAGMRQYMAGLFVIQNSTAGALVNTLATRDSLGLPRDWLENYVPATLAVTNAQISEAAKRLPLDKMTLVVVGDLKVITPQLQALPELKGVEFKTVTVP from the coding sequence ATGCGCCGCATGATCGCAAGCCTGACGGCTGCCGCCCTTCTCGCCGCGCCGATGGGGGTCGCCGCGCAGGAGCTTCCTTCCACCCCGCCGCCGATCCCGGCGCCCAAGCCGTTCAAGGTTCCGGCGAGCGAAACCTATGTCCTGGAGAACGGGATGAAGGTGACGCTGATCCCCTATGGCGTGGTGCCCAAGGCGGTCGTGTCGCTGCAAACCTATACGGGGTCGATCAACGAGGGGCCGGACACCTGGCTCGCCGGGCTGACGCTCGACATGATGCGCGAGGGCGCGGCGGGGATGACCGCCGCGCAGATCGCGCAAAAGGCCGCCGAGATGGGCGGCGGTCTCGCCGTAAATGCGGGTACGACCACCTCGGCAGTGTCGATCAACGTCCTGTCCGACCGCACCACGGATGCGATCGGGTTGGTCGCGGACGTTGCGCAGCGGCCGGGCTTCCCCGAAAGCGAACTGGCGCGGGTCAAGGCGAACTGGAACCGCCGCCTCGCCATCGCGCTGACGCAGCCGGGGACGCTGGCCAATGCGGCGGTGACGCGCGCCTATTATGGCACCGACCACCCCTATGGCCGGGTGCTGCCGACCCCGGCGCAGTTCGGAGCCTACGACGCGGGCAAGCTCAAGGCGTGGCATGCCGCCAATTTCGGGGCGAAGCGGTCGCACCTCTATATCGCCGGGCGGTTCGATGCGGCGACGGTCAAGGCGGCGGTCGAGAAGGCGTTCGGCGGTTGGGCTGCGGGGCCGGAGCGGGCGCTGATCCCGGTCAATCCCAAGTCCGGGCCGCAAGTATTGCTGCTCGACCGTCCGGGCGCACCGCAATCGACGATCAACCTCGTCTTTCCGGCTCCCGAGGCGGGGAGCGCGGGGGATATCCCGACGCGGGTGATGAATGCGCTGTTGGGCGGATCGTTCAGCTCGCGCATCACGCGCAATATCCGCGAGAACAAGGGGTACACCTACTCGCCGGGGTCGAGCGTTGCGCTGTTGCCGACCAATGCGGTGTGGACGTTCAACGCCGATGTGACCACGGCGGCGACAGGGCCGTCGCTGACCGAGGTGTTCAAGGAGATACGTGAGCTGCAGGCGACCCCGCCGGGCGACGAGGAAGCGGCGGGGATGCGGCAATATATGGCCGGCCTGTTCGTCATCCAGAACTCCACCGCCGGCGCGCTGGTCAACACGCTGGCGACGCGCGATTCGCTGGGCCTGCCGCGCGACTGGCTGGAAAATTATGTCCCGGCGACCCTTGCGGTGACCAACGCGCAGATCAGCGAGGCGGCGAAGCGGCTGCCGCTCGACAAGATGACATTGGTGGTTGTCGGCGACCTGAAGGTCATCACGCCGCAGCTTCAGGCGCTTCCCGAACTAAAAGGCGTAGAATTCAAGACGGTGACCGTTCCCTGA
- a CDS encoding M16 family metallopeptidase, with amino-acid sequence MAMKQWVTALALAGAAVPLGLVASPAAAQSAPAKLKVEMQYFTLPNGLRVVLAKDTLSPTVTVGVYYGIGFRIEPRERTGFAHLFEHLLFQGSKNAPKGVHISTISNAGGVLNGSTRYDFTNYFEVVPSNALERMLWLEADRMSAPVINDEVLKNQQGVVGNEVKVNVLNQPYSTWPWIDLPMLANTNWYNSHNFYGELKEIEAATVEDAKQFFDSFYKPSNAVLVVAGDIDYAATKAMVEKYYGWMPKAPPVKLPDISEPRQTAEKYRARTDKLAPKPGWAAGYHVPARGTPEWYAMGLIDQMLVKGQDSRLYRKLVAETGIAGEVGGGINFPLGNMFNYQGPMLWSFNFTHDANRSRDEIKAAVDAVIEDLRTRKVTPEELARARTKMRSSLYSTIDGTGRIGLIDLLAVYALFDNDPNKVNTLEDGFAKVTPELIQKTAQEYLRPTNRSIYVIDPGAAQPAAPAAQQGGK; translated from the coding sequence ATGGCGATGAAACAATGGGTTACGGCGCTTGCGCTGGCCGGGGCGGCGGTGCCGCTGGGGCTGGTGGCGAGCCCGGCGGCGGCGCAGAGCGCGCCCGCGAAGCTCAAGGTCGAGATGCAGTATTTCACGCTGCCCAATGGGCTGCGCGTGGTGCTGGCCAAGGATACGCTGAGCCCGACGGTCACCGTCGGTGTCTATTACGGCATCGGGTTCCGCATCGAGCCGCGCGAGCGCACCGGCTTTGCGCATCTGTTCGAACATTTGCTGTTCCAGGGATCGAAGAACGCGCCAAAGGGCGTGCATATCAGCACGATCAGCAATGCCGGCGGCGTGCTGAACGGGTCGACGCGCTACGACTTCACCAACTATTTCGAGGTGGTGCCGTCGAACGCTCTGGAGCGGATGCTTTGGCTCGAGGCCGATCGCATGTCCGCGCCGGTGATCAACGACGAGGTGCTTAAGAACCAGCAGGGCGTCGTCGGCAACGAGGTGAAGGTCAACGTCCTCAACCAGCCGTACAGCACCTGGCCGTGGATCGACCTGCCGATGCTGGCCAACACCAACTGGTATAACAGCCACAATTTCTACGGCGAGTTGAAGGAGATCGAGGCGGCGACGGTAGAAGATGCCAAGCAGTTCTTCGACAGCTTCTACAAGCCGTCCAACGCCGTGCTCGTGGTGGCGGGCGACATCGACTATGCCGCGACCAAGGCGATGGTCGAGAAATATTATGGCTGGATGCCCAAGGCGCCGCCGGTCAAGCTGCCCGACATCAGCGAACCGCGCCAGACTGCGGAGAAATATCGCGCGCGTACCGACAAGCTGGCACCCAAGCCCGGCTGGGCAGCGGGCTATCATGTCCCCGCGCGCGGCACGCCCGAATGGTATGCAATGGGCCTGATCGACCAGATGCTGGTGAAGGGTCAGGACAGCCGGCTGTACCGCAAGCTGGTCGCCGAGACCGGAATTGCGGGCGAGGTCGGCGGGGGGATCAACTTCCCGCTGGGTAACATGTTCAATTATCAGGGGCCGATGCTGTGGAGCTTCAACTTCACGCATGACGCCAATCGCAGCCGCGACGAGATCAAGGCCGCGGTCGACGCGGTGATCGAGGATCTGCGCACCAGGAAGGTGACGCCGGAGGAACTGGCGCGGGCGCGGACCAAGATGCGCTCCTCGCTCTATTCGACGATCGACGGGACGGGGCGGATCGGCCTGATCGACCTGCTCGCCGTCTATGCGCTGTTCGATAACGACCCGAACAAGGTCAATACGCTGGAGGACGGGTTCGCCAAGGTGACGCCCGAACTGATCCAGAAGACCGCGCAGGAATATCTACGCCCGACCAACCGGTCGATCTATGTCATCGATCCCGGTGCGGCCCAGCCTGCCGCGCCCGCCGCTCAGCAAGGAGGCAAGTGA